The Paenibacillus sp. G2S3 region TCATTTAATTTGCCAAAGGTTTTGTACAAACCTACATGCCCATATTCTACAGATACAAAAGAGTTCGCGCCGATCAACAATACAATGAGCACTGCTGCAACACCGCTAACTATTTTTCCCGGACGCAGCTGTTTCAATTTCGGATTCATTTGCATATTCATCCAATACCCCTCCTAGATTATGGATAATCATTTAAGCTTAACCCTCTATACGGAGGTTGGGGGTAACTGGTCGCAGGAAATATTTCAGCAGCAGTGGTCATGGCGTTACCGCTCTGGGATCAGTCCTTCTTGGGTTAACCGAAATCTTTTGCTCTGCTTGTCCCCGATATTAGAAGCTTCATATATCCCTTCATCTGTTAGCACCACGGAGTCCGCCTTTAAAGCATCATTAACGTAAGTTATCTCAGCGTGATCAACATTCCAGCGGTAAATGTAGGCACTCATCGGATTTCCATGTGCGGATACACCCTCAATAGATCCATCCTGATTAACATCCAGCTCTCTGGAATGTCCGGTATCGATCTGCAGCAATCCCGCGGAATTCCCCCTCTCGTTGATTAAGTAATAATTGCTTAGCGAGTTGTTTGCTCCTAGTCCTCCGGTGATTTTCAGCACCTTTTCTCTAAACAGTCCCACTACTTCTACCTTGATATCCTCCGGTTGACGATAATTATAAGTTCCTATCGCCCCTAGACTGTATTGTCCTTGGGAAGTAGAAATTCTGGCATACACATAGTCTTCGTCACTAGCCCTCGTATACACACTCACCTTGACTCCTCCGAAATCATCTAGTCTTTTCTCAGTTATCAAAGTAGCGCCCAAGGGGCTAATATTCAATTTAGTTACTTTGGGGATTGTATCCACCAGCTTCCACTCCAGTTTAATGGGGCCAGCAACGGTGTCTGTTGGACTCGGTGTTGTTGTGTGGCCGTTGGCCACCGGTTGAACCGGGGATGGATCGAATTGTTGTTGGCAACCCACCAGCAGATTAATTAGAAGCACAGCTGTCAGCGTAACGGATTTATGTAAAGGAAACATCTCTTGATCACTTCCTATCCTCTTTTTAAAATTTAATCTTTCATTAATCATAGAGGAAGTTAGCATTATAATTGTTACTTTTCGGAGGCGGGAGGGTTAATTTATTGTCTTTTGAGGGCATGTGTCGATTAAAAAGCTAAATGGGCATACAAAAAACCCGCATTAAATGCGGGTTAAGGTTAGCTATCCAGAATCAAGAACCTAGCAGTTCACGCGCCAGTAGTCGGTAAACCTCTAGCCGTTTCTCCTGCGAATGCGGAATGCTGCAAATCATCGCTTCCTGGAAACCATATTGTGCTTGTTCTTCTTGCAGGCGTACGGCGATGTCTTTAACCGCACCAACCAAATGAATCTTACGCCCTTCCTTGATTGACATCCGGTCAATTTCCGATAACGATATGTTCTGAGCTTCTTCTGGTGTCAGCACCTGTGTAATTCTACCCTTACTCATCATCAAACGGAAAATATCCTGCGGCAAAGCCTCATACTCGGCCTCTTCCTTCGTTTCTGCTGTGGTCACCATATAGGATACACTGATCTCTGGTTTGTCCATAAAGATTGAAGGCTGGTAGTTATTCCGATAATGGTCCAAGATCTCATTACTCATCGCACCATTAAAAAATTGCGCGAAGGAGTATCCGACTCCCATCTGTGCAGCTTTTCGCGCACTGTTGCCGCTGGAGCCTAACAACCATACTTCAGGGAGCGCCACCTTCGTTGGAGCAGCGAGATTTTTGGCATATAGCTCATCTTCTGGAATCTGATCACTAAGCAATTGCATGGTAAGGCCAAGCTTGTCATACATATTATGCAGCATTAACTCACGGCCTTCAGACAGAGCGTACATGGCGCTTGTATCGC contains the following coding sequences:
- a CDS encoding LLM class flavin-dependent oxidoreductase — translated: MRLSVLDQAPVTSGNTAEGALKKAEELAILADELGYSRMWMAEHHGGNTFASSAPEVTAARLAAKTNRIRIGTGGVMMMHYSPLKLAEVFKTLSAFSPGRIDFGVGRAPGGDTSAMYALSEGRELMLHNMYDKLGLTMQLLSDQIPEDELYAKNLAAPTKVALPEVWLLGSSGNSARKAAQMGVGYSFAQFFNGAMSNEILDHYRNNYQPSIFMDKPEISVSYMVTTAETKEEAEYEALPQDIFRLMMSKGRITQVLTPEEAQNISLSEIDRMSIKEGRKIHLVGAVKDIAVRLQEEQAQYGFQEAMICSIPHSQEKRLEVYRLLARELLGS